A window from Leptospira meyeri encodes these proteins:
- the arsS gene encoding arsenosugar biosynthesis radical SAM (seleno)protein ArsS (Some members of this family are selenoproteins.) — protein sequence MDVTEQHTTLRSYSGKPFYETVGKSIPARSLKVFQINVGRWCNQACRHCHVDASPIRTEVMDKATVDLCLDLISKIPEIETVDITGGAPEGNPNFKYLVEEVTKLGKRVMDRCNLTILEEPGYEWLYDFLANHKVEIVSSLPSVLENTTDNQRGKGVFQKSITALKKLNALGYGTKLPINLVYNPNGLFLSSGQVQLEKEYKETLSKKYGIIFNQLFCINNLPINRFLGSLVRAGKFEMYMETLVNAYNPATVKGLMCLDQISVGYDGSVYDCDFNQMLDLKSQNIKHIKDFDLQSFLNREIVVANHCYGCTAGAGSSCGGEIV from the coding sequence ATGGATGTAACTGAACAACATACCACCTTACGTTCGTACAGTGGGAAACCGTTCTATGAAACTGTAGGGAAATCCATCCCTGCAAGATCACTAAAAGTTTTCCAAATCAATGTAGGACGTTGGTGTAACCAGGCTTGTCGCCATTGCCACGTGGATGCTTCTCCTATACGGACTGAAGTGATGGATAAAGCCACTGTGGATCTATGTTTGGACTTAATATCCAAAATTCCTGAAATTGAGACAGTCGACATCACAGGTGGAGCTCCCGAAGGAAATCCAAATTTTAAATACCTTGTAGAAGAAGTCACTAAGCTTGGCAAACGGGTTATGGATCGTTGTAATTTAACGATATTAGAAGAACCAGGTTACGAATGGTTGTATGATTTTTTAGCAAACCATAAGGTAGAAATTGTATCTTCACTTCCTTCCGTTTTGGAAAATACCACAGACAATCAAAGAGGAAAAGGTGTATTTCAAAAATCAATCACCGCCTTAAAGAAGTTAAATGCTCTTGGTTATGGAACAAAACTTCCTATCAACTTAGTTTACAACCCAAATGGACTTTTTTTAAGTTCAGGACAGGTGCAGTTGGAAAAAGAATATAAGGAAACCCTTTCCAAAAAATATGGAATTATTTTTAACCAACTTTTTTGTATCAACAATCTTCCGATCAATCGATTTCTTGGATCTTTAGTTAGAGCTGGTAAATTCGAAATGTATATGGAAACTTTGGTCAATGCCTATAATCCAGCGACTGTTAAAGGTCTCATGTGTTTGGATCAAATTTCGGTAGGTTATGACGGTTCCGTGTATGATTGTGACTTCAATCAAATGTTAGATTTGAAATCACAAAACATAAAACATATAAAGGATTTCGATTTGCAATCTTTCCTCAACCGAGAGATTGTAGTAGCAAATCATTGTTACGGGTGTACTGCCGGTGCGGGATCCAGTTGTGGTGGGGAGATAGTTTAG
- a CDS encoding M15 family metallopeptidase, with protein sequence MFRTKYISLLLVSFFLVCGEKPVKPSKTDLYLGIEKTAYLTGKFNSPGPLAPVILEENEKEHFLRPDVKKALHQMINDFEDSKPVSYKQHILLVSSFRNFSHQKGIWESKFTGKKAMRLPITGKSQEEIIGLILEFSSAPGTSRHHWGTDFDINALDNAYFEEKGKGKILYDWLKQNASKYGFCQPYSSLLTRNNKGYQEEKWHWSYAPISNQLTKEWIKGYSLGEIQLTGSFLGAEVLGDRALDYVRSINPDCEKIQSPSL encoded by the coding sequence ATGTTTCGAACTAAGTATATTTCCCTTTTGTTGGTTTCTTTCTTTCTGGTCTGCGGAGAAAAACCTGTCAAACCTTCTAAAACAGATTTGTATTTAGGAATCGAAAAAACTGCATATCTGACTGGAAAATTTAATTCACCTGGCCCGCTAGCGCCGGTTATCTTGGAAGAAAATGAAAAAGAACATTTTCTTCGTCCCGATGTAAAAAAAGCCCTGCATCAAATGATCAATGATTTCGAAGATTCTAAACCAGTTTCTTACAAACAACATATCCTTTTGGTTTCTTCGTTTCGCAATTTTAGCCACCAAAAAGGAATTTGGGAATCAAAGTTCACTGGAAAAAAAGCAATGCGTCTTCCGATCACTGGAAAATCGCAAGAAGAGATCATTGGTTTGATTTTAGAATTTTCTAGCGCTCCAGGTACTTCACGTCATCACTGGGGAACGGATTTTGATATTAATGCATTAGATAATGCTTATTTTGAAGAAAAGGGAAAAGGAAAAATCCTTTACGATTGGTTAAAACAAAATGCATCAAAATATGGATTTTGTCAACCTTACAGTAGTTTGTTGACAAGAAACAATAAAGGATACCAAGAAGAAAAATGGCATTGGTCCTATGCTCCTATTTCCAATCAATTAACAAAAGAATGGATCAAAGGATATTCTTTGGGAGAGATTCAATTGACTGGAAGTTTTTTAGGGGCGGAAGTTCTTGGAGACCGGGCTTTGGATTATGTTCGTTCCATAAACCCGGATTGTGAAAAAATTCAGAGCCCTTCTTTATAA
- a CDS encoding arsenosugar biosynthesis-associated peroxidase-like protein, with protein sequence MAENHYYNAKDLGKFGEIGRTNPALADKFFGYYNAVMAEGALSEREKALIALAVAHALKCPYCIDAYTSTSLQKGADEAQMNEAVHVAAAMAAGINLVHSVQMQNKIDELSF encoded by the coding sequence ATGGCAGAAAATCATTATTATAATGCAAAAGATTTGGGAAAATTTGGAGAAATTGGAAGGACCAATCCTGCACTTGCAGATAAATTTTTTGGATACTACAATGCAGTGATGGCAGAAGGTGCTCTATCCGAAAGAGAAAAAGCTCTCATTGCACTTGCTGTGGCTCATGCGCTAAAATGTCCTTATTGTATTGATGCTTATACTTCGACTTCTTTGCAAAAAGGTGCAGATGAAGCACAAATGAATGAAGCGGTTCACGTGGCAGCAGCGATGGCGGCTGGAATCAATTTGGTTCATAGTGTCCAAATGCAAAACAAAATTGATGAACTTTCTTTTTAG
- a CDS encoding Hpt domain-containing protein yields the protein MNDPEDRAWLKEMITSLLENMATRIENLSRLLVSKEPKDLQAELHQIKGVAANFGLAALSEVVVKAEAFAKTGEIDASVEEGKKIAAIWESTRQELEKKFST from the coding sequence ATGAATGATCCTGAGGACCGGGCCTGGTTAAAAGAGATGATCACCTCTCTTTTGGAAAACATGGCAACTCGGATAGAAAATCTAAGCCGTCTTTTGGTCTCCAAAGAACCTAAGGACCTTCAGGCAGAGTTACACCAAATCAAAGGTGTTGCTGCTAATTTTGGTTTGGCAGCACTTTCTGAGGTTGTGGTCAAAGCAGAAGCTTTTGCAAAAACCGGTGAAATTGACGCCTCAGTAGAAGAGGGAAAAAAAATTGCTGCGATTTGGGAATCAACCAGACAAGAACTAGAAAAAAAGTTTTCAACCTAA
- the galE gene encoding UDP-glucose 4-epimerase GalE produces MRVLVTGGAGYIGSHIVLELMELGHEILVVDDMEKGNEANLFPGNEFIKGEIQNPEILKQAFAKKIDAVFHFAAWKAAGESMTDPLKYTMNNLNGTFTLLDAMVKYGCQYFVFSSSAAVYGAPKYLPIDEKHPLNPENYYGYTKLCIEENLEWFDKLKGLKSARLRYFNAAGYDPKGRIKGIEKTPANLLPIIMEAASGIRNGYEIFGTDYETDDGTCVRDYIHVSDLAKAHVLALNYIMSKNESLTVNLGSEAGYSVKEMADLSEKVVGKTISHKTGPRRAGDPAKLLASSAKARELLNWKPEHSDAETLLSSMWNLYKNL; encoded by the coding sequence ATGAGAGTGCTCGTTACCGGGGGAGCCGGTTACATTGGTAGCCATATTGTTTTAGAGCTAATGGAACTTGGCCATGAGATCCTTGTGGTGGACGATATGGAAAAAGGAAACGAGGCTAATTTGTTTCCTGGAAATGAGTTCATCAAAGGGGAAATTCAAAACCCCGAAATTTTAAAACAGGCATTTGCGAAAAAAATAGATGCAGTGTTTCACTTTGCAGCTTGGAAAGCTGCCGGTGAATCCATGACAGATCCGCTTAAGTACACAATGAACAACTTAAATGGAACTTTCACCTTGTTAGATGCAATGGTAAAATATGGATGCCAGTATTTTGTTTTTTCCTCTTCGGCAGCAGTTTATGGTGCACCAAAATACCTTCCTATCGATGAAAAACATCCGCTGAATCCAGAAAACTACTATGGATATACAAAGTTATGTATCGAAGAGAACTTAGAGTGGTTTGATAAACTAAAAGGTTTAAAATCAGCTAGACTACGATATTTCAATGCAGCTGGTTACGATCCAAAAGGTAGAATCAAAGGAATTGAAAAAACTCCTGCTAATTTGTTACCCATCATCATGGAAGCAGCTTCTGGAATTCGAAACGGTTACGAAATTTTTGGAACCGATTACGAAACTGACGATGGAACTTGTGTTCGTGACTACATCCACGTTTCCGATTTAGCCAAAGCCCATGTTTTGGCACTAAACTATATCATGTCGAAAAATGAAAGTTTAACGGTAAATTTAGGTTCGGAAGCCGGCTATTCAGTTAAAGAAATGGCTGACCTTTCTGAAAAGGTAGTTGGGAAAACAATTTCTCACAAAACAGGCCCTAGACGTGCAGGAGATCCTGCAAAACTTTTAGCATCTTCTGCAAAAGCAAGAGAACTTCTCAATTGGAAACCAGAGCACAGCGATGCGGAAACGCTGCTTTCTAGTATGTGGAATTTGTATAAAAACTTATAA
- the map gene encoding type I methionyl aminopeptidase, with product MSIQNEKDLQGILKAGKFVAKVRELLKLLAKPGVSTLELDHVAKQEFEKAGAFSAPKFDYKFPGYTCISTNFEIAHGIPKKETILKDGDLVNIDVSAKLDGYYADTGISFVVGRSNETLQKLCATAIEGTMRATEQAFTGNYLRHIGREIHSAAVENGFTVIKNLAGHGTGKKLHEEPQVLVYEEKRDQRKLGSGLVLAIESFISTGSQTAYEEEDGWTLVASNRRGELSYVAQCEHTVIVQNGKPIIATL from the coding sequence ATGTCGATTCAAAATGAAAAAGACCTTCAGGGGATTTTAAAAGCAGGGAAGTTTGTCGCAAAGGTTCGTGAACTTTTGAAACTTCTTGCAAAACCCGGAGTTTCTACTTTGGAATTGGATCATGTTGCCAAACAAGAATTTGAAAAAGCAGGGGCATTTTCGGCACCCAAATTTGATTACAAATTCCCTGGGTATACTTGTATCAGTACCAATTTTGAAATTGCACATGGGATTCCTAAAAAAGAAACCATCTTGAAAGATGGAGACTTGGTCAATATTGATGTTTCTGCAAAACTAGATGGTTATTATGCAGATACAGGAATTTCCTTTGTGGTTGGTCGCTCCAACGAAACACTCCAAAAACTTTGTGCAACGGCAATTGAAGGAACGATGCGTGCCACAGAACAAGCGTTCACTGGCAATTATTTACGTCATATTGGAAGAGAAATTCATTCTGCTGCTGTGGAAAATGGTTTTACTGTGATCAAAAATTTAGCAGGCCATGGAACGGGAAAAAAACTTCATGAAGAACCCCAAGTTTTGGTTTATGAAGAAAAACGTGACCAAAGGAAATTGGGGAGTGGCCTTGTTCTTGCGATTGAATCTTTTATTTCTACTGGAAGTCAAACTGCATACGAAGAAGAAGATGGTTGGACCCTTGTGGCCAGTAACCGTCGTGGCGAACTCAGTTATGTGGCACAGTGCGAACATACTGTCATCGTCCAAAACGGAAAACCCATTATCGCCACATTATAA
- a CDS encoding alpha/beta fold hydrolase yields MEIIESGASPSEMRRVLVLWPSTGGNARSFRIRDSELETLGLRLIRFNPPSHGNSKGIYDPKSAIQLLDAYLRKYGYKNKDLYGIGHSGGGAALMMYAKEVPFRKLFLLSPILDSVLSLRYLYKSHSIEEFSRLLLLPGISDDEVPNKQILETLSNPQWLETGKVGHLNVPIQNSRIRLEDLSQFLKKLFLPGFVVDGSVIQKRTNYTIFLPKEDKWFPKENTISFAKENGLNCIEIPEAPDHFFSTSWLMVWKQIKEIDF; encoded by the coding sequence ATGGAAATTATAGAATCAGGTGCCTCTCCGTCTGAGATGCGAAGGGTTTTGGTGTTATGGCCAAGCACTGGTGGGAATGCGAGATCGTTTCGGATCCGTGATTCCGAACTGGAAACATTGGGCCTTCGGCTGATCAGGTTCAATCCTCCTTCCCATGGAAATTCAAAAGGAATCTATGATCCTAAATCAGCCATACAATTGTTAGATGCCTATTTAAGAAAATACGGATACAAAAACAAAGATTTATATGGGATTGGGCATAGTGGGGGAGGTGCGGCCCTTATGATGTATGCCAAAGAAGTTCCTTTTCGAAAATTGTTTTTACTTTCTCCTATTTTAGATAGTGTTCTTAGCCTTCGGTATTTATATAAATCTCACTCGATTGAAGAGTTCAGTCGGCTCCTTCTTTTACCAGGCATTTCTGATGATGAGGTTCCCAACAAACAAATCTTAGAGACTCTTTCGAATCCTCAGTGGTTAGAAACTGGAAAGGTTGGTCACCTAAATGTTCCCATTCAAAACTCAAGAATCCGGTTAGAGGATCTATCTCAATTTCTAAAGAAACTTTTTTTACCCGGATTTGTGGTGGATGGATCAGTCATACAAAAAAGAACCAATTACACGATCTTTCTTCCGAAAGAGGATAAGTGGTTTCCAAAAGAAAACACCATCAGTTTTGCAAAAGAGAACGGACTGAACTGTATTGAAATTCCAGAAGCTCCAGATCATTTTTTTTCTACTTCCTGGCTTATGGTTTGGAAACAAATTAAAGAGATTGATTTCTAA
- the lpxA gene encoding acyl-ACP--UDP-N-acetylglucosamine O-acyltransferase, producing MKIHPTAIIDPKAELHESVEVGPFCIIEKDVKIGEGTVIESHVKILSGTRIGKFNKLSSGGSYGGLPQDLAFKPETKTYLEIGDHNHFRENVILHRGTVEGKATTIGNHNYLMGNVHLAHDVIVGDHNIMVQNTMLAGHVVIGHKVFISGSVGVHQFVRVSDYAMLAGLTKVVKDVPPYATVDGHPGAVVSLNVVGMKRAGISADVRLAIKRVYKVIYHSGLNTKQALTELKKDTNPAPEVQKIIEFFESSKRGVVDHRFVSGGSDEE from the coding sequence ATGAAAATTCACCCCACTGCCATCATCGATCCGAAGGCGGAGCTCCATGAGTCCGTAGAAGTAGGACCGTTTTGTATCATTGAGAAAGATGTCAAAATCGGAGAAGGAACCGTCATTGAATCCCATGTCAAAATCCTGTCAGGAACAAGGATTGGTAAGTTCAATAAACTATCTTCGGGGGGAAGTTACGGCGGATTGCCTCAAGATTTAGCCTTCAAACCAGAAACAAAGACCTATTTGGAAATTGGAGACCACAACCATTTCCGTGAAAATGTCATTTTGCACCGAGGAACTGTAGAAGGAAAAGCTACGACCATTGGAAATCATAACTATCTGATGGGAAATGTCCACCTTGCGCATGATGTGATCGTTGGGGACCATAACATTATGGTTCAAAACACTATGCTTGCAGGCCATGTTGTCATTGGTCATAAAGTTTTTATCTCCGGTTCTGTTGGAGTACACCAATTTGTCCGCGTATCTGATTATGCGATGTTAGCTGGTCTTACAAAGGTAGTGAAAGATGTCCCTCCATATGCAACAGTAGACGGACACCCTGGTGCCGTAGTAAGTTTAAATGTTGTAGGTATGAAACGGGCCGGAATTTCTGCAGATGTTCGTTTGGCAATCAAACGTGTTTACAAAGTAATTTATCACAGTGGCCTTAATACCAAACAAGCTCTTACTGAACTCAAAAAAGATACAAACCCAGCACCTGAAGTTCAAAAAATCATCGAATTCTTTGAGTCCAGCAAACGTGGAGTAGTCGATCACCGTTTCGTTTCTGGTGGATCTGACGAAGAATGA
- a CDS encoding MAPEG family protein, which yields METIYLTLIGFALWTLGLGVFLTTYRSILVLIGKKKSNEFPAGIQHGTDFNWRLNRAHLNSLENLPLFLTVVFLTASFGKIDNFVNQAGLVILGARVLQSLTHLTSTSVWAVNIRFTFYMIQIVTYIVLLVRLV from the coding sequence GTGGAAACCATTTATCTTACACTCATCGGATTTGCGTTATGGACTCTGGGACTCGGTGTATTTTTGACTACGTATCGAAGTATCTTAGTGTTAATTGGCAAAAAGAAATCGAATGAATTCCCTGCGGGGATCCAACATGGAACAGACTTTAATTGGAGATTGAACCGTGCCCATCTCAACAGTTTGGAAAACCTTCCACTTTTTCTGACGGTTGTGTTTTTAACTGCAAGTTTTGGAAAAATTGATAACTTTGTCAACCAAGCAGGTCTTGTGATTTTAGGAGCAAGGGTTTTACAGTCCCTCACTCATCTAACATCTACTAGTGTATGGGCGGTGAACATTCGGTTTACATTTTATATGATTCAAATTGTAACTTATATTGTTCTATTGGTCCGCCTTGTTTAG
- the recG gene encoding ATP-dependent DNA helicase RecG, producing the protein MKQGLDLSQSLSSLKGIGPKRKSVLLDHGISTFFELLTYFPRRYLDRNFTKDIILKQGDVVTLLGTIADSYIVHGKKSRLLVGFRTLNNERINLVFFRGVNFFHKIFTADRKVVVSGKLEYFKGYQIVHPEYEFLSDQDDPEDSIHAGRIIPLYPSTEALKEEGLDSKGLRKLMFQVLEGGNIAENLPLKLIKKRELLGRDKAFHEIHFPETMEAVQIARKRFAYEEFFYFQRLLLYKQRERQKVKRMLWPLPKSPSRENLEKNLPFELTEDQKIAVTTILSQTNSDSPAAFLLQGDVGSGKTITALLIGLHYIDNHIQVVFLAPTEILARQHYQTIYKFMGNMPFLGIELLLGGENKKTRSEKLVRIKTGESNIIIGTHSLLQEDVIFSDLGLVVIDEQHKFGVDQRETIRSKGKNPDILAMTATPIPRTLCLTLYGDLTLVNIKTKPKGRKPIDTRWYKEDRRNGVYNSIRKYVSSGRQCYIVYPLVEESEKVDLESCTVAYENLRTNIFPDLKIGLLHGKMKSAEKELVMEKFKSGEIQILVTTTVVEVGVDVPNATILVVEHADRFGISQLHQLRGRVGRSDIESFCILMTGDFISEEGRDRLEALVTSNDGYFLAEKDLAIRGPGELLGVKQSGLPEFKIADLVTDRSLLDEAKEDASSFPLDDPSELTELSTRFNEGKFLFAN; encoded by the coding sequence ATGAAACAAGGACTTGATTTATCTCAAAGTTTGTCTTCGCTGAAAGGGATTGGACCAAAAAGAAAATCAGTCCTTTTAGACCATGGAATCTCAACCTTTTTTGAATTACTGACTTATTTTCCTCGTCGGTATTTGGATCGAAATTTTACAAAAGATATTATTTTGAAACAAGGGGATGTGGTCACTCTCCTAGGAACCATCGCTGATAGTTATATTGTTCACGGAAAAAAAAGTAGATTACTTGTTGGATTCAGGACTCTAAATAATGAACGCATTAATTTGGTATTCTTTCGTGGTGTGAATTTTTTTCATAAAATCTTCACCGCGGACAGGAAGGTTGTGGTTTCTGGAAAACTAGAATACTTCAAAGGTTACCAAATTGTTCATCCTGAATATGAATTTTTGTCGGATCAGGATGATCCAGAAGATTCGATCCATGCAGGCCGTATCATTCCCCTTTATCCATCCACGGAGGCATTAAAAGAGGAAGGCCTTGATTCTAAAGGACTGCGAAAATTAATGTTTCAAGTTTTGGAAGGTGGAAATATTGCTGAAAATCTTCCTCTGAAACTAATCAAAAAACGAGAGTTACTTGGTCGCGATAAAGCCTTCCATGAGATCCATTTTCCGGAAACGATGGAAGCCGTACAAATTGCACGAAAGCGGTTTGCTTATGAAGAGTTCTTTTATTTTCAAAGACTCCTTCTTTACAAACAAAGAGAAAGGCAAAAAGTAAAACGGATGCTTTGGCCACTTCCCAAATCGCCTTCTAGGGAAAATTTAGAAAAAAATCTTCCCTTCGAGTTGACGGAAGACCAAAAAATAGCCGTAACTACTATTTTATCACAAACGAATTCGGATTCTCCCGCAGCATTTTTGCTCCAAGGGGATGTGGGTTCTGGAAAAACAATTACCGCTTTACTCATTGGTTTACATTATATTGATAACCACATCCAAGTGGTTTTTTTAGCACCTACGGAAATTTTGGCGCGCCAACATTACCAAACCATTTATAAATTTATGGGAAATATGCCCTTTCTTGGCATAGAACTACTGCTTGGTGGAGAAAACAAAAAAACTCGTTCGGAAAAACTGGTGAGGATCAAAACAGGAGAATCCAATATCATCATTGGAACACATTCCTTACTACAAGAGGATGTCATTTTTTCTGATCTTGGCCTTGTTGTGATTGATGAACAACATAAGTTTGGTGTGGACCAAAGAGAAACCATTCGTTCCAAAGGAAAAAATCCTGATATTTTGGCAATGACGGCCACGCCGATCCCTCGAACCCTTTGTCTGACCTTATACGGTGATTTAACTTTAGTAAATATCAAAACAAAACCCAAAGGCCGTAAACCCATTGACACTCGTTGGTACAAAGAAGACCGAAGGAACGGAGTTTATAATTCGATTCGTAAGTATGTGAGTTCAGGAAGACAATGTTATATTGTATATCCATTAGTGGAAGAATCAGAAAAGGTAGATTTAGAATCCTGTACAGTTGCTTATGAGAACTTACGCACCAATATTTTTCCTGATTTAAAAATTGGATTGCTACATGGGAAAATGAAAAGTGCAGAAAAAGAATTGGTGATGGAAAAATTCAAATCAGGAGAAATCCAAATCCTTGTCACCACCACTGTGGTGGAAGTGGGCGTCGATGTTCCCAATGCCACCATTTTAGTAGTGGAACATGCGGACCGATTTGGAATTTCGCAATTACACCAGTTACGTGGTCGTGTAGGAAGAAGTGATATCGAAAGTTTTTGTATTTTAATGACAGGTGATTTTATCAGTGAGGAAGGAAGAGATCGTTTAGAAGCACTTGTCACTTCCAATGACGGATACTTTTTGGCTGAAAAGGATTTGGCGATCCGTGGCCCGGGAGAACTCCTCGGGGTCAAACAAAGCGGACTGCCTGAATTTAAAATTGCCGATTTGGTAACGGATCGGAGTTTACTTGATGAAGCCAAAGAAGATGCATCTTCTTTTCCATTGGATGATCCTTCTGAACTTACTGAATTGAGTACAAGATTCAATGAAGGCAAATTTTTATTTGCGAATTAA
- a CDS encoding metallophosphoesterase family protein — MKIIYLTDIHDGLHGLKRILQSTEADLYLFSGDIIYKAFFSFDRIIDFCGVQEELYYLLTERKDDSTPFDFTTHAIRFPEKYSTAIVEKSQKYRDLYKLAAKTMKEKYEIIEKLIIKYAKSPVYCLPGNYDLDLQYTELYQREVHRKSFEFENLKVSGYGGAPIWTSGIPEKLTVVFHEYTKNGKNYSEPEDFFREELPDICWIHNPAYGYFDNIPGVGKCGSQGIRRYLDDESPSLVVSGHVHEDQGIKKTRNTVFINPSNFGAVDSLHGFQEGGYYAEIIMEGKKVVQSNLCQLRGEDWHTLIEVDCSEKELKLISQNPISTVSSEDYIRGN; from the coding sequence ATGAAGATCATTTATCTAACGGATATCCATGATGGACTTCATGGTTTAAAACGAATTCTGCAATCCACTGAGGCAGATTTGTATTTGTTTTCCGGAGATATTATTTACAAAGCTTTTTTTTCCTTTGATCGTATCATCGATTTTTGTGGAGTCCAAGAAGAATTATATTATTTGTTAACGGAAAGAAAGGACGATTCCACTCCTTTTGATTTCACAACTCATGCCATTCGTTTTCCAGAAAAGTATTCTACTGCTATCGTAGAAAAATCACAAAAGTATCGAGATTTGTATAAACTCGCTGCCAAAACGATGAAAGAAAAATATGAGATCATCGAAAAACTAATCATTAAATATGCAAAGTCGCCTGTTTACTGTTTGCCTGGAAATTATGATTTAGATTTACAATACACCGAATTATATCAACGTGAAGTTCATCGAAAAAGTTTTGAATTTGAGAATTTAAAAGTTTCTGGTTACGGTGGGGCTCCCATTTGGACCTCTGGGATTCCTGAGAAACTAACTGTTGTTTTTCATGAGTACACCAAAAACGGGAAAAATTACAGCGAACCGGAAGATTTTTTTCGAGAAGAACTCCCAGACATTTGTTGGATTCATAACCCAGCCTATGGATATTTCGATAATATCCCTGGAGTTGGAAAATGCGGAAGCCAAGGGATTCGTCGTTATTTAGATGATGAATCTCCTTCTCTTGTTGTGTCCGGGCATGTGCATGAAGACCAGGGGATCAAAAAAACTAGAAATACCGTTTTCATCAACCCATCTAACTTTGGTGCTGTGGACTCTTTACATGGATTTCAGGAAGGTGGATATTATGCCGAAATCATTATGGAAGGGAAAAAAGTAGTCCAATCCAATCTTTGTCAATTGCGAGGAGAGGATTGGCATACTCTCATTGAAGTGGATTGTTCAGAAAAAGAATTAAAGTTGATTTCACAAAATCCTATTTCCACAGTGAGTTCAGAAGATTACATTCGAGGTAATTAA
- a CDS encoding NAD(P)H-dependent glycerol-3-phosphate dehydrogenase, translating to MKIGIIGAGSFGTALGSILADKGYNVTLWTRSEDQARSINENHMNTKHMPDLVLPEKLKADTNLVHVVKDKEMIVSAPPSHALSGILKEIKDHIPPKVPIVSASKGIENESLRLVSEIFESELPGQFHSQLSYLSGPSFAKEMVRRVPTIVSIASKNEATAKRVQEIFSFTYFRTYWTPDVVGVEVGGALKNVIAIAAGVADGLGFGQNTRAALITRGLNEITRMGIKMGADPMTFLGPSGMGDLVLTCCGEGSRNRTVGFRLGQGEKLKDILASMNEVAEGVKTTLSAKNLSDKLGVEMAITQEVYRMLYEDKDPKEVVKALMSRDLKREGV from the coding sequence ATGAAGATTGGTATCATTGGTGCCGGAAGTTTTGGCACTGCACTAGGTAGTATTTTAGCGGACAAGGGCTACAACGTGACCCTTTGGACACGAAGTGAGGATCAGGCTAGGTCCATCAACGAAAACCATATGAATACTAAACATATGCCTGATTTGGTGCTCCCAGAGAAATTAAAAGCAGATACCAATCTCGTCCATGTTGTCAAAGATAAGGAGATGATTGTTTCGGCTCCCCCAAGCCACGCTCTTTCTGGGATTCTAAAAGAAATAAAAGACCATATTCCACCCAAAGTGCCGATTGTTTCTGCTTCCAAAGGGATCGAAAATGAAAGCCTAAGACTTGTTTCAGAGATTTTTGAATCTGAACTTCCTGGACAATTCCATTCCCAACTTTCCTATCTCTCAGGACCTAGTTTTGCGAAAGAAATGGTAAGGCGTGTTCCGACCATTGTATCCATCGCTTCCAAAAACGAGGCCACCGCCAAACGAGTGCAAGAAATCTTTAGTTTTACTTACTTCCGGACTTATTGGACTCCCGATGTTGTGGGTGTCGAAGTGGGAGGTGCTTTAAAAAACGTAATCGCCATTGCCGCTGGAGTTGCCGATGGACTAGGCTTTGGCCAAAATACAAGGGCCGCCCTCATCACACGCGGGTTAAACGAAATCACAAGGATGGGAATCAAAATGGGTGCCGATCCCATGACCTTCCTTGGACCTTCCGGTATGGGAGATTTGGTACTTACCTGTTGTGGGGAAGGATCAAGAAATCGAACCGTAGGTTTTCGTTTGGGTCAAGGCGAAAAACTAAAAGATATTTTAGCTTCTATGAATGAGGTGGCAGAAGGTGTCAAAACCACTCTCTCTGCTAAAAATCTTTCGGACAAACTGGGTGTGGAAATGGCCATCACCCAGGAAGTCTATCGAATGTTATACGAAGACAAAGATCCGAAAGAAGTAGTCAAAGCTCTGATGAGCCGTGATCTAAAACGAGAAGGTGTCTAA